From the Bacillus sp. FJAT-22090 genome, the window TATTATAACCTTACAAATTGTTGGTGGTTTCTTTGTCCTGATAGGTGTTTTTTTGTTTTTAATTCAGCAAAATAAAATTAATTCCAAAAAATCATGAGAGTTTGTGAAAGGATGTACTTAAACTAACGGGTGCTTTACTTCAAGATAAAGTTGTTCCAAAGTTGAAACCTTTTCCAATTCAAATCGTACATATAGTTAAATTAAACACATTCTTATTCTGTTTACGACACACAATCAAAAGGAGGAAAAATAAATGCATGAATACAAGTTTGTAAAAATTGAGTTTAAAAAATTATCTAGTAAACCTAATGAAGACTATCGAGAAGTAATTAAAAATCACGCAAATCAAGGCTGGCGTTTTGTTCAAATTTTCTCCCCTGACTTTGCAACTTCAGGAGTTGCAGTAGGGTCATACTATGAATTGATTTTTGAAAGACCTATAAAACAGTAAACAGAAACAATTCGTTATAAAAGTTTGTGAAACATTACACTTAAACTAACGGGTGCTTTACTTCAAGAAGGAGTAAAGCCTTTTTTATTATAGAACTAACGCAAGAACTAACGCAGCAGTTTAGTTCAATAAAAATAAAAGTAAATATGTATTTAGAATAATATGCTAAATATAGATTTTTTGGTATTATTAATATAAAATCTTGAAATGAGGTTTAGATTTGAAATATATATATCCTTTAATTTTATTAGGAATCTTTACTCTAACCGGATGTGTAAATCAAGAAGTAAAAGATGATGGAAAAGTTGACAAGATCGTACAAGCTGAAAAACAAACTGTACCTTTAGTTTTATCTGAACATGAGAAAGAAATTTATTATGAAGAATATCTTGAAATTATAGAAGAAGTAAATAACAGGTATGACGATGCTGATTTAACACTGGTACCTATTGAGGATTTTAACGATGAATATTGGGTAAAACCAGAAGAATTACGGAAAATAGCAGAGGATATGGTAACTGCAGTGTTTTTACCTACTTCATGAGTTAACTTTTATTGGCACAATCAGATATTTAAAATCAGATTGTGTTTTTATATTAAAAAATGGAGCAAGAAGGCGACACCAATGGCTTATTTGAAGTAGAGTTTACCAGTGATTTATCATCTGAAAATCATTATATAATTGTTGTTAGAGCCATTAAGAGAACTCCTATACGAGAAAACTTGTTCTTAGATGAGCTAATTCTAATGATTATTGAATCGAATCAAAAGTTTTTTTTATTCAGACTAACGGGTGCTTTACTTCAAGAAGGAGTAAAGCCTTTATTCTCGTTGAACTAAAGGTGCAGTTTAGTTTAAGAAGAAATATTGTTAGACTAGAAAGATTTCACAAAATTTAGTTTTTTGTTAAACTAATAGTGAAGGTTAGTTTAACAAAAATGTTGAAAGATATAAAAAGGGAGGTTTATTAAATGGCTTATGTTTATCAACTACCACATTATATAAGTATTGATTCTTTTTGGATGATTCTTGAACTTTTGTTAGTCACTTCTTGTCTTTCTACGATAATATTTCTTTTAACTAAAAGTGATTATGTTTCCGCATTGTCTGCAATCCCAATTTTCTTTGTCTTGTCATTATTAACAAACTATCAGACTACTCATTTGTTTTTTCTCATAGTTGCACTATTAGTCCAAGTGGCAATAATAAGTACAATACAACACGAAACTAAAAAGAAAGTAGCAAACAAGATAGAAAAAACAAATAAATTCAGTAGAGAGACCGTCTAACATTTGCTTCTTAAATTAACGGGTGCTTTAGTTAAACTTGACCATCAATTCGATGGTCTATTTTTTTATCCGAAACACCAAGTAGTTCTCAGAAAAAACATTGTGAAATGGTACACTTAAACTAACGCGGCAGTTTAGTTGAATAAGAAAATGGAAATAAGGAGGACGATTGTGGTACTTCAATTTAACCATATAAAGAGAAAATCTAATGAAATAATTAAAAAATATGGAGCAAATATTAACCCACAATTACCTATACTTGATTATCAAGGTGTGCGAAATAACGATGAAATTATTAAAAGAGTAACCATTATGGCTGGTATGGTTTATATTGCACATCAAGCCCCGCCATTAGTAATTAGGAAATGGATTGAAGGACAGGGTTTATATCAATATATCACAGAGTTCGAAAAAGTTATTTTAGAAAAAAATGAAGGAGAATTAACATCAGTAGAAATTTTGAAGTTGAAATGGTACGTTGAAAGCCTTTGGGCTTTAGCTTGGGTGTTAGGTATTAACAGG encodes:
- a CDS encoding DUF4177 domain-containing protein, translating into MHEYKFVKIEFKKLSSKPNEDYREVIKNHANQGWRFVQIFSPDFATSGVAVGSYYELIFERPIKQ
- a CDS encoding DUF4272 domain-containing protein, which codes for MVLQFNHIKRKSNEIIKKYGANINPQLPILDYQGVRNNDEIIKRVTIMAGMVYIAHQAPPLVIRKWIEGQGLYQYITEFEKVILEKNEGELTSVEILKLKWYVESLWALAWVLGINRNFKIDESVGNDLIQMVPDVRKKQNYSTLKANTLMLSEKEIYEQADLYYRVHWYCIDTRLKGVNSSKFDEGTIMERRRALDWVITPEKEWDEIDLNT